One part of the Dyadobacter sp. 676 genome encodes these proteins:
- a CDS encoding formylglycine-generating enzyme family protein codes for MVPLNTFIIMSKQSFYLILTVFLCFKAVAQDSNFKNYTQKIGGSPLSYDMVAIPGGEFLMGSPANEKGRRTDEGPQHKVKIEPFWMGKYEVIWDIYDLYAFKNMEKEMAARHPDPDKSVQKTDASTRPSPPYVDMSFGMGRSGYPAINMTQYAAIYFCKWLYEKTGVFYRLPTEAEWEYACRAGSKTPYSFGDESKIDEYAWYRKNSDAAYKKVGQKKPNAWGLYDMHGNVMEWTLDQYIPDYYAKKPAGEAYAPVTELYPTSVRGGSWDDEAADLRSAARVASKPEWKILDPQLPKSEWWMTSASFVGFRIVRPLKTPSPEEIKAYYSPKLIEDY; via the coding sequence ATGGTTCCATTGAACACATTCATTATCATGTCCAAACAATCATTTTACCTAATCTTAACCGTTTTTCTTTGTTTTAAAGCAGTAGCGCAGGACAGTAATTTTAAAAATTATACCCAAAAAATCGGAGGAAGCCCCCTGAGTTACGACATGGTCGCGATTCCCGGCGGTGAGTTCCTGATGGGAAGCCCGGCCAATGAAAAAGGCCGCAGGACTGACGAAGGCCCACAGCACAAGGTCAAAATCGAGCCTTTCTGGATGGGCAAATACGAGGTGATCTGGGACATTTACGATTTGTACGCTTTCAAAAATATGGAAAAGGAAATGGCGGCACGCCATCCCGATCCGGACAAGAGCGTTCAGAAAACCGACGCCAGCACCCGCCCCTCCCCTCCTTACGTAGATATGTCTTTCGGAATGGGCCGTTCGGGCTATCCTGCGATCAATATGACACAATATGCGGCGATCTACTTCTGCAAGTGGCTATATGAAAAAACCGGCGTTTTTTACCGTCTGCCTACCGAAGCCGAATGGGAATATGCCTGCCGTGCGGGTTCTAAAACTCCTTATTCGTTCGGCGACGAGTCCAAAATCGATGAATATGCCTGGTACCGCAAGAACAGCGACGCCGCTTACAAAAAGGTAGGACAAAAAAAGCCCAATGCATGGGGCCTGTACGACATGCATGGAAACGTGATGGAATGGACCCTCGACCAGTACATTCCTGATTATTATGCCAAAAAGCCTGCTGGAGAGGCTTACGCGCCGGTGACAGAACTTTACCCTACCTCCGTTCGCGGCGGTTCGTGGGACGACGAAGCGGCCGATCTTCGCAGCGCGGCACGCGTGGCGTCGAAACCCGAATGGAAAATCCTCGACCCGCAGTTGCCGAAATCGGAGTGGTGGATGACCAGCGCGTCGTTTGTAGGTTTCCGCATCGTACGACCGCTTAAAACGCCTTCACCGGAGGAAATCAAAGCTTATTACAGCCCCAAGTTGATTGAAGACTACTGA
- a CDS encoding Gfo/Idh/MocA family oxidoreductase translates to MEQNRRNFLKASGLIAGGAILNPFTGYGFNSSVDETIKVALIGCGGRGTGAAAQALSTSQNVQIVAMADAFKDRLEDSYKNLTAKKYKNAAGQPVDIKTKVDVPEDRKFVGFDAFKKAIALKDVDVVILATPPGFRPSHFEEAVKNNKHIFMEKPVATDAPGIRKVLEVAEEAKKKKLNVVVGLQRHYQANYREAIKRIHDGALGDIVGGQVYWVGSSPWMKERQPNQTEMEYQMRNWYYFNWLCGDHISEQHVHNIDVANWVKKGYPVSIQGTGGRQVRTGKAYGEIFDHHTLDLIYADGTVISSQCRQFEGTWNRVDEAFVGTKGRIDSFDGKKTILKDYKGGVIYQHDDKGDKNPYQVEHDELFAAIAKGEYKFADAENGAKSTMTAIMGRMATYSGKMIKWEEALNSDINLFPDKLAWDASPKVLPGPDGLYPVAIPGKTQVI, encoded by the coding sequence ATGGAACAGAACAGACGTAATTTTTTGAAAGCATCGGGTCTGATCGCCGGCGGTGCCATCCTGAACCCGTTTACGGGCTATGGCTTCAACAGCTCGGTGGACGAGACGATCAAGGTAGCGCTTATCGGCTGCGGCGGGCGTGGAACCGGTGCGGCCGCACAGGCATTGAGTACTTCGCAAAATGTGCAGATTGTGGCCATGGCCGATGCTTTCAAGGACCGTCTTGAAGATTCTTACAAAAACCTGACAGCTAAAAAATACAAAAATGCTGCCGGACAGCCGGTTGACATCAAAACGAAAGTAGATGTTCCCGAAGACCGGAAGTTTGTGGGATTCGATGCATTCAAAAAGGCCATCGCATTGAAAGATGTGGATGTGGTTATCCTCGCAACGCCTCCCGGCTTCCGTCCTTCGCATTTCGAAGAGGCTGTGAAAAACAACAAGCACATTTTCATGGAAAAACCGGTTGCTACCGACGCACCGGGTATCCGCAAAGTGCTTGAAGTTGCGGAAGAGGCCAAAAAGAAAAAACTGAATGTGGTAGTAGGTTTGCAACGTCATTACCAGGCCAATTACCGCGAGGCGATCAAACGCATTCACGACGGCGCGCTGGGGGATATCGTGGGCGGTCAGGTGTACTGGGTGGGAAGCAGCCCCTGGATGAAGGAGCGCCAGCCTAACCAGACTGAAATGGAATACCAGATGAGAAACTGGTATTACTTCAACTGGCTTTGCGGCGACCACATTTCGGAGCAGCACGTGCATAATATCGACGTGGCCAACTGGGTGAAGAAAGGCTATCCGGTGTCGATCCAGGGAACCGGCGGCCGCCAGGTGCGCACCGGCAAAGCCTATGGCGAGATTTTTGACCACCATACCCTCGACCTAATCTACGCCGACGGAACCGTGATTTCCAGCCAATGCCGCCAGTTCGAAGGAACCTGGAACCGCGTTGACGAGGCATTCGTTGGTACCAAAGGCCGTATCGATAGCTTCGATGGCAAGAAAACCATCCTGAAAGATTACAAAGGTGGTGTGATTTACCAGCACGACGACAAGGGTGATAAAAACCCGTATCAGGTAGAACACGATGAGCTTTTTGCTGCTATCGCAAAAGGTGAATATAAATTCGCCGACGCTGAAAACGGCGCGAAAAGCACAATGACCGCAATCATGGGCCGTATGGCGACTTATTCCGGCAAAATGATCAAATGGGAAGAAGCGTTGAACTCGGATATCAACCTGTTCCCTGATAAACTTGCATGGGACGCGTCTCCGAAGGTCCTGCCAGGTCCGGACGGGCTTTACCCTGTCGCAATCCCCGGTAAAACGCAGGTAATATAA
- the abc-f gene encoding ribosomal protection-like ABC-F family protein codes for MNYLSAENIAKSFGDRWLFRNISFGISKGDKVALIGTNGTGKTTFLNILTGKIPADEGEVSVRKDIRVGYLDQSPAFDEALPVLEVIFSSNNPVAQVVKRYEHAIESDNHEELAQVMEDMDKLNAWDFEYRTKEILGRLGIHHTDNAYGTLSGGQRKRVALAKVLLEDPDLLILDEPTNHLDLDTVEWLEEYLNTSNTTLLVVTHDRYFLDTVCNQMLELDHGSAYTYKGNYSYFLEKKAEREELEAATIDKARNLMRKELEWIRRQPKARGTKAKYRIDAFEDLKEKASQKKFDVQMELNVRTSRLGSKIIELENVSKGFGGRELIKNFEYTFRRGDRIGVVGKNGMGKSTLLNMITGELQPDAGRITTGETVRFGYYKQTDLVFNENQRVIDIVKDVAEVVQLGTGETVTVSHLLQAFLFSPSKQYDFISKLSGGERRRLQLLLILIKQPNFLILDEPTNDLDIDSLNVLEEFLLNFPGCLMIVSHDRYFLDRLVQHIFVFEGDGRISDFPGNYTELRDYQDEREAEKKLAAGNTPPRPAAPVPAAPKESAAAPATASKRKLSYKEQKEMEQLEADIAQMEVTKAQLVENLNRGGSHEDLAKWSRQIEEINESQADKEMRWLELSENA; via the coding sequence ATGAATTATCTTTCGGCGGAAAATATCGCAAAGTCGTTCGGCGACCGGTGGCTTTTCAGGAATATCAGTTTCGGAATCAGTAAAGGAGATAAAGTGGCGTTGATCGGGACCAACGGAACGGGAAAGACGACGTTTCTGAATATTCTGACAGGTAAAATCCCTGCCGACGAAGGTGAAGTAAGCGTCCGTAAAGACATTCGCGTAGGTTACCTCGACCAAAGCCCCGCTTTCGACGAAGCCCTGCCGGTGCTCGAAGTGATATTCTCCTCGAATAACCCGGTAGCGCAAGTTGTGAAACGCTACGAGCACGCCATCGAAAGCGACAATCATGAAGAGCTTGCCCAGGTAATGGAGGATATGGACAAGCTCAATGCGTGGGATTTTGAATACAGGACTAAGGAAATTCTCGGAAGACTGGGGATTCATCATACCGACAATGCTTACGGAACGCTCTCCGGAGGTCAGCGGAAGCGTGTCGCACTGGCCAAGGTCCTGCTGGAAGATCCCGATTTGCTGATTCTCGACGAACCTACCAACCACCTCGACCTCGATACGGTCGAATGGCTTGAAGAATACCTCAATACTTCGAATACGACCTTGCTGGTGGTCACGCACGACCGTTACTTTCTCGATACGGTTTGCAACCAGATGCTCGAACTCGACCATGGCTCGGCATATACTTATAAAGGGAACTACTCCTATTTCCTCGAAAAAAAGGCGGAGCGCGAAGAACTCGAAGCCGCGACGATCGACAAGGCGCGTAACCTCATGCGCAAGGAGCTGGAATGGATCAGAAGACAGCCGAAGGCACGGGGTACGAAAGCCAAATACCGCATCGACGCATTCGAGGATTTGAAGGAAAAAGCCAGCCAGAAGAAGTTCGATGTACAAATGGAGCTGAATGTACGAACGTCGCGATTAGGCAGCAAAATCATCGAGCTCGAAAATGTCAGTAAAGGTTTCGGCGGGCGCGAGTTGATCAAAAACTTCGAGTACACATTCCGCCGCGGCGACCGCATTGGCGTGGTCGGGAAAAACGGAATGGGGAAATCGACGTTGCTGAACATGATTACCGGCGAATTGCAACCCGATGCCGGCAGGATCACAACCGGCGAGACGGTCCGTTTCGGCTATTACAAACAAACGGACCTGGTTTTCAACGAGAACCAGCGCGTGATCGACATCGTGAAGGATGTAGCCGAAGTAGTTCAGCTCGGTACCGGCGAAACCGTGACCGTCAGCCACCTATTGCAGGCGTTCCTGTTTTCGCCTTCGAAACAATATGATTTTATTTCCAAACTCAGCGGAGGAGAAAGGCGTCGTTTGCAGCTTCTGTTAATCCTGATCAAACAGCCGAACTTCCTGATCCTCGATGAGCCTACGAACGACCTGGATATCGATAGCCTGAATGTGCTCGAAGAATTTTTGCTCAACTTTCCGGGTTGCCTGATGATCGTTTCCCACGACCGCTACTTCCTGGACAGGCTGGTTCAGCACATTTTTGTGTTTGAAGGAGATGGCAGGATCAGTGATTTTCCGGGCAATTACACTGAGCTGCGTGATTACCAGGATGAGCGGGAGGCCGAAAAGAAACTGGCGGCCGGCAATACGCCTCCCCGTCCCGCGGCTCCCGTCCCTGCGGCTCCGAAAGAGTCGGCTGCCGCGCCTGCGACCGCCTCGAAGCGGAAGCTGAGTTACAAGGAACAAAAGGAAATGGAACAGCTCGAAGCCGATATTGCTCAAATGGAGGTGACCAAAGCACAACTTGTCGAAAACCTGAACAGAGGCGGTTCGCACGAGGATTTAGCCAAATGGTCGCGGCAGATCGAGGAAATCAATGAAAGTCAGGCGGATAAGGAAATGCGCTGGCTGGAACTTTCCGAAAATGCTTAA
- a CDS encoding YqgE/AlgH family protein, whose product MPSAAKVSKGSLLIAKPFLGDPNFERGVILMCEHNEQGSFGFVLNQTTDLFLGDVLEETIYQDVILHLGGPVEKNTLHFIHRRPDLVTGGTEIMKDVYWGGDFNNVKTLLNLNTLKPEDVMFFIGYSGWSGGQLDEEIKQDSWIISSTTSDFLFSTPPGNFWREILRNMGGEYRSIAHYPIDPRLN is encoded by the coding sequence ATGCCGTCAGCCGCCAAAGTTTCAAAAGGAAGCTTGCTTATCGCCAAGCCATTTCTGGGCGATCCCAACTTTGAAAGGGGAGTGATCCTCATGTGCGAGCATAATGAGCAGGGAAGTTTCGGGTTCGTGTTGAACCAGACCACCGATCTTTTCCTCGGGGACGTGTTGGAAGAAACCATCTACCAGGATGTTATCCTTCACCTTGGAGGTCCTGTTGAAAAAAATACACTGCATTTTATTCACCGCCGCCCCGACCTTGTAACAGGAGGAACGGAGATCATGAAAGACGTCTATTGGGGAGGCGATTTTAACAATGTAAAAACGCTTCTGAACCTGAACACTTTGAAACCGGAAGACGTGATGTTCTTTATCGGCTACTCGGGATGGAGTGGCGGGCAGCTCGACGAGGAGATCAAACAGGACTCGTGGATTATTTCCAGCACTACGTCCGACTTTCTGTTTTCAACACCTCCGGGCAATTTCTGGCGTGAAATTCTCCGGAATATGGGCGGCGAGTATCGCTCCATCGCCCATTACCCGATCGATCCACGCCTGAACTAG
- a CDS encoding substrate-binding domain-containing protein: MNKRLAGSLLLLSLGVAGLLRCTSSTSDLDNPRQGTITIAADESFKPLVNSLTSAYEGIYPNAHFNVDYKPEQEAIRQLLNDSARIVFATRQLNEKELEIIKKQKGSHKFQHIATDGLALVIGKSNTDSLITIPELKAIMEGKITDWAQIKGPQEGLITLVFDNANASNLNFVLNKFGIKDIQKLRIISAGSNENVIKDVRENPTHLGFIGVNWISDGHSLASEELSKGIRVMGVAKDAQPDSLSDYIQPFQAGLEFKRYPLYRDLYIISREGYPGLGGGLMTYIARDVGGLIIQKMGLLPTVVYPRELEVKKEL; this comes from the coding sequence ATGAACAAGAGACTGGCGGGATCACTGCTGCTGCTATCCCTCGGAGTAGCGGGACTATTAAGATGTACCTCATCCACCAGCGATTTGGACAATCCAAGGCAAGGAACGATTACAATTGCCGCGGATGAATCTTTTAAACCACTGGTGAACTCGCTGACGAGTGCCTATGAGGGAATTTACCCCAATGCACATTTCAATGTCGACTACAAGCCGGAACAGGAGGCGATCCGACAGTTACTGAATGATAGCGCGAGGATCGTTTTTGCAACGCGCCAGTTGAATGAAAAGGAGCTGGAAATCATCAAGAAGCAAAAAGGAAGCCATAAGTTCCAACATATTGCGACGGACGGACTTGCCCTGGTGATTGGAAAGAGCAACACGGATAGTCTCATCACAATTCCGGAGTTGAAAGCAATTATGGAAGGTAAAATCACCGATTGGGCGCAGATCAAGGGGCCACAGGAGGGATTGATCACATTGGTTTTCGACAATGCCAACGCAAGTAATCTGAACTTTGTGTTGAACAAGTTTGGCATCAAGGATATCCAAAAGCTGAGGATTATTTCAGCAGGGTCTAATGAGAATGTTATCAAGGATGTCAGGGAAAACCCGACACATCTCGGTTTCATCGGGGTGAACTGGATCAGTGACGGACATTCGCTAGCTTCGGAAGAGCTTTCGAAGGGGATCAGGGTGATGGGGGTTGCCAAAGACGCCCAACCCGATTCACTTTCGGACTATATTCAGCCGTTCCAGGCGGGATTGGAGTTCAAACGGTACCCGTTGTACAGAGATTTGTACATAATCAGCCGGGAAGGTTACCCCGGACTCGGCGGCGGGCTGATGACCTACATCGCCCGCGACGTGGGCGGGCTGATTATCCAGAAAATGGGTTTATTGCCGACGGTGGTTTATCCCAGGGAACTGGAAGTCAAGAAAGAGTTATAG
- a CDS encoding tetratricopeptide repeat protein: MRLKLVALVFGLLAFVNLHAQTVQDGLALIHGERYNEAGDLFKKLAEGSPSADNQYYLGYYYIKTNQLDEAQKAFDKGLTLDDKSYLNKVGQGTVALAKGDRAKAKELFDEAEKKKKKDAEVLFRIGEAYTLFEKNNDPAEAIRLLDLAIARDKNLADAYLAKGDALMLRNEGGNAVTAYEYALTAKPNYAVAHNAIGSVYLRGKNYNLALENYKKAIEADPNFAPAYKDLAELYFLAQKYKQAAENFDLYLQKSGSTDPEMKLRGAQFAFTADDYAKSLQFLEEAKGKINNPITKRMYGWAYFKTNKPDSAIQNLEEFIKIAPDKVIGDDYKYLGRALNAKSTDGKGYDSLGMEYIKKGAEMDTSKTEAAAAYKEVASLYYAAKDFPKAAAAYEKGNSLDTAKASANDYYYEGLANFQTAQGIVVPKSGDPNFADSLKIATDKRNLYLKADSIFATVTRKLPDWPYGYYWRASALYNAYDRQENIDKGISQPYYLKLAELAEKDPDPSKFKSYLRLAYGYLAFHAQSTLKDEAKAKEYWEKLLKVDPDNAAAKEALGLAVAQPAQQPAAAGTAAKPAPKKK; encoded by the coding sequence ATGAGATTGAAATTAGTAGCATTGGTATTTGGTTTATTGGCGTTTGTAAACTTGCACGCACAAACGGTACAGGATGGCTTGGCATTAATTCACGGAGAACGTTATAACGAAGCAGGTGATTTGTTCAAAAAGCTTGCCGAAGGAAGCCCTTCTGCTGATAACCAATATTACCTTGGTTATTACTATATTAAAACCAACCAATTGGACGAGGCGCAGAAAGCATTCGATAAGGGCCTTACGCTGGACGATAAATCTTACCTGAACAAAGTAGGGCAAGGAACCGTTGCGCTGGCAAAGGGTGATCGTGCGAAAGCGAAGGAATTGTTTGACGAAGCTGAAAAGAAGAAAAAGAAAGACGCAGAAGTTCTTTTCAGAATTGGCGAAGCTTATACATTGTTCGAGAAAAATAATGACCCCGCTGAGGCGATCCGCCTGCTTGACCTCGCCATAGCACGTGACAAGAATCTGGCAGATGCGTACCTTGCAAAGGGAGATGCCCTGATGTTGCGCAACGAGGGCGGTAACGCGGTAACTGCTTACGAATATGCATTAACCGCAAAACCAAACTACGCAGTGGCACACAATGCGATCGGTTCTGTTTACCTCCGTGGTAAAAACTACAACCTCGCGTTGGAAAACTACAAAAAGGCGATTGAGGCGGATCCAAACTTCGCTCCTGCATATAAAGACCTGGCCGAGCTTTACTTCCTCGCTCAGAAATACAAGCAAGCAGCTGAGAACTTCGATCTTTACCTGCAGAAAAGCGGTAGCACCGATCCTGAAATGAAACTTCGTGGCGCGCAGTTCGCATTTACTGCCGACGATTACGCGAAATCGCTCCAGTTCCTGGAAGAAGCAAAGGGCAAGATTAACAACCCGATCACAAAGCGTATGTACGGATGGGCTTATTTTAAAACCAATAAGCCTGATTCGGCAATCCAGAACCTGGAAGAATTCATCAAAATCGCCCCTGACAAAGTAATCGGTGACGACTATAAATACCTCGGACGTGCGCTCAATGCGAAGTCAACGGATGGCAAAGGCTACGACTCGTTGGGTATGGAATATATTAAGAAAGGTGCCGAAATGGATACCAGCAAAACGGAGGCTGCCGCTGCATACAAGGAAGTCGCAAGCTTGTACTATGCTGCGAAAGATTTTCCGAAGGCCGCCGCTGCTTACGAAAAAGGTAACAGCCTGGATACCGCCAAGGCCTCTGCCAATGACTATTATTACGAGGGGCTTGCCAACTTCCAGACCGCTCAGGGAATTGTCGTGCCGAAATCAGGTGACCCCAACTTCGCTGACAGTTTGAAAATCGCGACCGACAAACGTAATCTTTACTTGAAAGCAGATTCTATCTTCGCCACCGTAACCCGTAAATTGCCGGATTGGCCATACGGATACTACTGGCGTGCAAGTGCGCTTTACAACGCGTATGACAGACAGGAGAACATCGACAAAGGTATCTCACAGCCTTACTACCTGAAACTGGCGGAACTGGCCGAGAAGGATCCTGATCCGAGTAAGTTCAAGTCTTATCTGAGATTGGCTTATGGTTATCTTGCATTCCACGCTCAGTCGACCTTGAAGGACGAAGCGAAAGCGAAGGAGTATTGGGAGAAATTGCTCAAAGTAGATCCCGATAATGCTGCTGCGAAGGAAGCGTTAGGACTTGCGGTTGCCCAACCGGCACAGCAGCCCGCCGCTGCCGGTACCGCAGCGAAACCTGCTCCGAAGAAGAAATAA
- a CDS encoding gamma carbonic anhydrase family protein: MALIKSVRGHHPTFDESCWFAENATIVGDVVMGKNCTVWFNAVVRGDVNSIRIGHHSNVQDGAVIHCTYQRFATTIGNYVSIAHNAIVHGCTIEDHVLIGMGAIVMDGAVVGEGSIIAAGAIVTQGTKVPPGTIYAGNPAKYLKDVSPELNAVIDRTANNYLIYSGWFKEEDGLKEWSS; the protein is encoded by the coding sequence ATGGCACTGATAAAATCCGTCCGCGGGCATCACCCAACGTTCGACGAGAGTTGCTGGTTTGCAGAAAACGCTACGATTGTAGGCGATGTGGTGATGGGTAAAAATTGTACTGTGTGGTTCAATGCGGTGGTCCGCGGCGATGTAAACAGCATCCGTATCGGGCACCATTCCAACGTTCAGGACGGTGCTGTGATACATTGTACCTATCAGCGTTTCGCAACGACGATCGGGAATTATGTTTCTATCGCACATAACGCTATTGTACACGGCTGTACCATCGAAGACCATGTGCTGATCGGGATGGGGGCCATCGTCATGGACGGCGCGGTTGTGGGAGAAGGCTCAATCATCGCCGCTGGCGCTATCGTTACCCAGGGCACCAAAGTCCCTCCCGGCACGATTTACGCGGGCAATCCCGCCAAATATCTGAAAGACGTTTCGCCTGAATTGAATGCTGTTATTGACCGGACGGCGAATAACTATCTGATCTATTCGGGGTGGTTCAAGGAAGAGGACGGTTTAAAAGAATGGTCTTCCTGA
- the aroC gene encoding chorismate synthase, whose product MGSTYGKIFKIATFGESHGAGIGVVIEGCPAGVTFDSDFIQSELTRRKPGQSRITTQRKEADEFEVLSGVFEGKTTGTPIAMVIRNEDQRSKDYSHIAAQFRPSHADYTYQVKYGIRDYRGGGRSSARETAARVAAGALAKLMLAGLGINIQAYVSQVGTMKLTKGYQELDLSETENNAVRCPDPEMAQQMFDYIDSIRKQGDSIGGVVNCVVKGTPAGWGEPVFDKLHAELGKAMLSINAVKGFEYGSGFDGVLLTGSQHNDAFYTDENGDVHTRTNHSGGIQGGISNGEDIYFRVAFKPVATIMQDQESVDQFGSVAIVQGKGRHDPCVVPRAVPIVEAMAALVLADFYLRNRSAKL is encoded by the coding sequence ATGGGCAGTACATACGGAAAAATATTTAAGATAGCGACTTTCGGCGAGTCGCACGGAGCAGGAATCGGTGTCGTGATCGAAGGATGCCCCGCCGGCGTCACATTTGACTCCGATTTTATACAAAGCGAACTTACCCGCAGAAAGCCGGGACAGTCCCGGATTACCACGCAGCGAAAGGAAGCCGACGAGTTTGAAGTTTTGTCCGGCGTATTTGAAGGAAAAACGACCGGTACGCCCATTGCAATGGTGATCCGGAACGAGGACCAGCGGAGCAAGGATTACTCGCATATAGCGGCGCAATTCAGGCCTTCGCACGCTGATTATACTTATCAGGTTAAATACGGGATACGGGATTATCGCGGCGGCGGGCGCAGTTCCGCGCGCGAGACAGCCGCCCGCGTGGCCGCAGGTGCGCTTGCGAAGCTGATGCTGGCCGGGTTGGGCATAAATATTCAGGCGTACGTTTCCCAGGTTGGTACTATGAAGCTCACGAAGGGCTATCAGGAACTGGACCTTTCGGAAACCGAGAATAACGCTGTACGCTGCCCGGACCCTGAAATGGCGCAGCAAATGTTCGATTACATCGATAGCATTCGTAAGCAGGGCGATTCTATCGGCGGCGTGGTGAATTGTGTTGTGAAGGGCACTCCCGCGGGTTGGGGAGAACCTGTTTTTGATAAACTTCATGCAGAGCTCGGCAAAGCGATGCTTAGCATTAATGCGGTGAAAGGTTTCGAATACGGCAGCGGATTCGACGGCGTGCTGCTTACGGGCTCACAGCACAACGACGCATTCTACACCGATGAAAATGGCGACGTGCATACGCGAACCAATCATTCGGGCGGTATTCAAGGTGGTATTTCTAACGGCGAGGATATTTATTTCCGTGTTGCATTCAAGCCTGTGGCTACGATTATGCAGGATCAGGAAAGCGTGGATCAGTTTGGTAGTGTAGCCATTGTGCAGGGAAAGGGCCGGCACGACCCGTGCGTGGTGCCACGCGCAGTACCTATCGTGGAAGCTATGGCTGCCCTGGTTCTGGCGGATTTTTACCTGAGGAACAGATCCGCGAAACTGTAA
- a CDS encoding BatD family protein, producing MAQSTENLATIEYGSKNLTLDQPFLISVVLRDVETRPSVIFPEIKDLEKRSKSATSSVSTVDGRKVVIQTITQEYYAKKAGNYLIPEFTLAVNSLRLRSEETMVVFAKAGDNSGNAPAEENVDVTEVEDNGQLVFLSVQTDKKQVYIRQGFAVRISLYIAENAPVEMEFYRFNEQLQAILKAIRPVNCWEENIGVEEIIKRKVTIRGRKYAEYNMYQARLFPITTEDIVLPSVKLDMLVTETGRAVNVENKLVKAFRSRPVRVEVRQLPDHPLRDQVAVGQYSLKERLSSDLVYPGESVRYMFKIEGVGNIAAIPAPMIQANSSFDIYPPEVSQVVKRSYQSVIGEKTFDYFVVPRKDGEFPLSRYFHWIYFDVEKQKYDTLTSASSLEVRGDDYKLANLSLSGSSGLYDNLENLDSSRETIDYKKILKDLTNTVIVLLLVTMIWVFRK from the coding sequence TTGGCGCAGAGCACTGAAAACCTCGCGACGATCGAATATGGTTCGAAAAACCTGACATTGGATCAACCATTTTTGATATCGGTCGTTTTGAGGGATGTCGAAACCAGGCCGTCGGTTATCTTCCCTGAAATCAAGGACTTGGAGAAGAGAAGCAAGTCGGCTACAAGTTCCGTGAGCACGGTGGACGGGCGAAAGGTGGTTATACAGACGATTACACAGGAGTATTACGCGAAAAAGGCGGGCAATTATTTGATCCCCGAGTTTACATTAGCTGTGAACAGCCTCAGATTACGCTCCGAAGAAACCATGGTTGTTTTCGCGAAGGCGGGGGATAACAGCGGGAATGCCCCGGCCGAAGAAAATGTGGATGTAACGGAGGTCGAGGATAACGGGCAGCTAGTCTTTTTGTCCGTGCAAACCGATAAAAAGCAGGTTTATATCCGCCAGGGTTTTGCGGTGAGAATATCACTCTACATCGCCGAAAATGCGCCGGTGGAAATGGAGTTTTACCGGTTTAACGAACAGTTGCAGGCGATACTGAAGGCTATCAGGCCTGTGAACTGCTGGGAAGAAAATATCGGGGTCGAGGAAATCATAAAACGAAAGGTAACGATTCGCGGGCGGAAGTACGCCGAGTACAATATGTATCAGGCCAGGCTCTTTCCGATCACAACGGAAGACATCGTGCTGCCATCGGTGAAGCTGGATATGCTCGTGACCGAAACAGGACGCGCCGTAAACGTAGAAAACAAACTGGTGAAGGCCTTCCGGTCAAGGCCGGTGAGGGTCGAGGTGCGCCAGTTGCCCGACCATCCGCTACGCGATCAGGTTGCCGTGGGCCAGTATAGCTTAAAAGAGCGTTTGTCAAGCGATCTCGTGTATCCGGGCGAGAGCGTCAGATACATGTTTAAAATCGAAGGAGTAGGGAACATTGCCGCCATTCCGGCGCCTATGATACAGGCCAATTCGTCCTTTGACATTTATCCGCCGGAAGTCAGCCAGGTCGTCAAACGGAGCTACCAAAGCGTAATAGGAGAAAAGACATTCGACTATTTCGTAGTTCCCCGGAAAGACGGTGAATTTCCGCTAAGCCGGTATTTCCATTGGATTTACTTCGATGTGGAGAAACAGAAATACGATACATTGACCTCGGCATCCTCATTGGAAGTCAGGGGAGACGATTATAAACTCGCTAATCTGTCGCTCAGCGGCTCCTCGGGTTTGTACGATAACCTGGAAAACCTTGACAGCAGCAGAGAGACGATCGATTATAAAAAGATATTGAAAGATTTAACCAACACCGTCATCGTATTGTTGTTGGTAACAATGATTTGGGTATTTAGAAAGTAA